One Candidatus Paceibacterota bacterium genomic window carries:
- a CDS encoding glycosyl hydrolase 108 family protein has translation MLLLTLVVTTMVATTAFADETPETTFQKATAFVLDSEGGYSDHVADTGGATNYGVTQVAYDSWQDSLDKRRRPVSQIELWEVKGIYYAYWLEARCYEIEEVSPALAIAHFDWAINAGPSQAMRTLQRCIGTEADGIWGPKTRAAFLKSDPAEVLEEYFERRERFYRSQPEERRDAFLSGWLNRLDKLRNFLSDREE, from the coding sequence ATGCTGCTTCTTACGTTAGTTGTCACGACTATGGTTGCGACAACCGCTTTCGCAGACGAAACACCGGAGACGACGTTTCAGAAAGCGACGGCATTTGTGCTCGATTCTGAGGGTGGCTACAGCGATCATGTTGCAGACACCGGAGGTGCTACCAACTATGGAGTTACTCAGGTCGCCTACGATTCCTGGCAAGATTCTTTGGATAAGAGGCGTCGACCGGTTTCCCAGATCGAGTTGTGGGAAGTCAAAGGCATTTATTATGCTTACTGGCTTGAGGCTCGTTGCTATGAGATCGAGGAGGTTTCTCCGGCGCTAGCGATCGCTCATTTTGACTGGGCGATCAATGCGGGGCCATCACAGGCGATGCGAACGCTTCAGCGGTGCATCGGGACCGAAGCTGACGGCATTTGGGGTCCGAAAACCCGTGCTGCATTTCTGAAAAGCGATCCGGCAGAGGTGCTCGAGGAGTATTTCGAGCGCCGCGAGCGGTTCTACCGGAGTCAGCCTGAAGAGCGACGCGACGCGTTTCTCTCTGGCTGGCTGAATAGACTCGATAAACTTCGAAATTTTCTATCAGATAGGGAAGAATAA
- a CDS encoding calcium/sodium antiporter, with protein MMIVFWTIVFIAALIALVKGADWLIGGAERIGLAVGMSSFIIGVTIVAIGTSFPELIASISALMKGVPEVIVANAVGSNITNILLVIGLSALIGRQLSVEKNLIDLDLPLLAAGTGIFLVVAWDGTINPLESIVLVLNFAVYLVYTVTQRDRTVVHLPEEEISKEEQKHPKRYIKKDIVLIICGAASLALGAHFLIDSIIVFSTLLGYSTGLITITAVALGTSLPELAVSARAVIQGKTEVAVGNIFGSNVFNILMVVGVPGIFSTLPLDEQTLAVGVPVLALATFLFVISGISRCIHAWEGSFYLSLYILFLAKVFGLF; from the coding sequence ATGATGATCGTATTCTGGACAATTGTTTTTATTGCCGCACTGATCGCGTTGGTCAAAGGGGCGGACTGGCTGATAGGCGGAGCCGAGCGTATCGGTCTTGCTGTCGGCATGTCTTCCTTTATTATCGGTGTGACGATCGTTGCTATCGGAACATCGTTCCCGGAGCTTATTGCTTCAATCTCTGCCCTTATGAAGGGAGTGCCGGAAGTGATCGTCGCGAACGCTGTTGGTTCGAATATTACAAATATTCTTTTGGTTATCGGTCTGTCTGCTCTTATAGGCCGTCAGCTTTCGGTTGAGAAGAATCTGATAGATCTTGATCTTCCGCTTTTAGCAGCGGGGACGGGAATCTTTCTAGTTGTTGCTTGGGATGGAACGATCAACCCTCTCGAGTCGATCGTCCTTGTCCTTAACTTCGCTGTGTATCTCGTTTATACGGTCACTCAACGAGACAGGACGGTGGTGCATTTACCGGAAGAAGAGATTTCCAAAGAAGAGCAAAAGCATCCGAAACGTTACATAAAAAAAGACATAGTGCTTATAATTTGTGGAGCAGCCAGTCTTGCTCTGGGTGCTCATTTTCTTATCGATTCGATCATTGTTTTCTCTACCCTTCTTGGGTACTCAACGGGATTGATCACTATCACTGCGGTGGCGTTGGGAACATCTCTGCCGGAACTTGCTGTTTCAGCTCGGGCGGTAATTCAAGGTAAAACGGAAGTAGCAGTAGGAAATATCTTTGGATCAAACGTTTTTAATATCCTCATGGTTGTCGGTGTTCCGGGTATTTTTAGTACGTTGCCGCTCGATGAGCAGACGCTCGCTGTCGGTGTCCCGGTTCTCGCATTGGCTACTTTCCTTTTTGTTATTTCAGGTATTTCACGATGCATTCATGCATGGGAGGGAAGCTTCTATCTTTCGCTGTACATACTCTTTCTCGCTAAAGTGTTCGGATTGTTTTAA
- the pyk gene encoding pyruvate kinase, with product MPFRKKTKIVATIGPVSQDEKTLEKLAKAGMNVVRLNFSHGDFEEHQGKVDAARAVEKTIGRPIAILQDLSGPKIRIGDFYKEKVVLKKGSEFTLTTQKIVGDETKAHVNYKLLPKELAKGDQVLLDDGKKRLTVVRTTKTDVVCKVVVGGETKGRRGVNLPGANISIDALTPKDKKDLEFGITNDVDFIALSFVRRPKDVTKLRTILKKRGSDAMIISKIETQEAITNIDEIIELSDGIMVARGDLAIEVPAEKVPELQKEIIAKCNRLGKPVITATQMLESMIHSPVPTRAEVSDVANAIFDGTDAVMLSEETTLGEYPVEAVETMARVAQEVESNYKERYALNGGVEISTTDAVTTSVVETSHDIDATLIVAATLKGFSARMLSRHKPLPLILSLTPNKKTWHQLQLSFGVFPVLTKELTSVEDVFDAVRVQAPKFKLAKKGDKVVVVAGVPFSSKSPMETNMMLVETV from the coding sequence ATGCCATTTAGAAAAAAAACAAAAATTGTTGCAACGATAGGTCCGGTAAGTCAGGACGAAAAAACTCTCGAGAAATTAGCCAAGGCCGGAATGAATGTGGTGCGTTTAAATTTCTCTCACGGTGATTTTGAAGAACACCAGGGCAAGGTGGACGCAGCCCGTGCTGTCGAAAAAACGATCGGCCGACCGATCGCTATTCTCCAAGACCTCTCCGGTCCGAAGATCAGGATCGGAGATTTTTATAAAGAAAAGGTTGTACTCAAGAAGGGAAGCGAATTTACTCTTACAACTCAAAAGATCGTAGGCGATGAAACAAAGGCGCATGTGAACTATAAGTTGCTACCCAAGGAACTCGCTAAGGGTGACCAGGTATTACTTGATGATGGAAAAAAACGCCTCACCGTGGTTCGTACTACAAAAACAGATGTGGTCTGCAAGGTTGTCGTAGGCGGTGAAACAAAAGGTCGCCGTGGAGTTAATCTCCCGGGTGCAAATATTTCTATCGATGCTCTAACACCTAAAGACAAAAAAGATCTTGAATTCGGTATTACAAACGACGTTGATTTCATTGCGCTCTCATTTGTTCGTCGGCCGAAGGATGTGACAAAGCTCCGCACTATTCTCAAGAAGCGTGGTTCGGATGCGATGATCATCTCGAAGATCGAGACACAGGAAGCTATAACAAACATCGATGAGATCATTGAATTATCTGACGGTATCATGGTTGCCCGCGGTGACCTAGCTATCGAAGTGCCGGCTGAAAAAGTTCCGGAGTTGCAGAAAGAGATCATTGCTAAATGTAATCGTCTTGGTAAGCCGGTTATTACCGCCACTCAGATGCTTGAGAGCATGATCCACTCACCGGTACCGACACGCGCTGAGGTGTCCGACGTTGCTAATGCTATTTTTGACGGTACCGACGCGGTTATGCTCTCGGAGGAAACAACGCTTGGTGAATATCCGGTTGAGGCGGTCGAGACAATGGCCCGTGTTGCTCAAGAGGTGGAAAGTAATTATAAAGAGCGTTATGCACTAAACGGAGGCGTGGAAATTAGTACGACTGATGCCGTAACTACATCGGTTGTAGAAACATCTCACGATATAGATGCCACTCTTATTGTTGCGGCTACGCTAAAAGGATTCAGTGCTCGCATGCTCTCACGGCACAAGCCGCTTCCGCTGATCCTCTCGCTTACACCAAACAAGAAAACCTGGCACCAGCTCCAGTTGTCGTTTGGTGTCTTTCCGGTTCTCACAAAAGAGTTAACGTCGGTTGAAGATGTTTTTGACGCGGTACGAGTTCAGGCACCTAAGTTCAAGTTAGCAAAGAAAGGCGACAAGGTTGTCGTGGTTGCTGGTGTGCCGTTCTCTTCCAAGTCACCTATGGAGACGAACATGATGCTGGTGGAAACGGTATAA
- a CDS encoding YggT family protein, giving the protein MTTRIVLLRLINIIIGLVLIFLGLRLVLKLLGANPNAGFVAWIYGMTEPLLVPFQGMFPTPVVEANFILEFSTLFAILIYAIIGWLLIELVDFIVDATNERTVERR; this is encoded by the coding sequence ATGACAACTCGTATAGTTCTCCTTCGCTTGATCAATATAATTATAGGCCTTGTTCTGATCTTTCTTGGTCTCCGGTTAGTACTTAAACTGCTTGGAGCCAATCCAAATGCCGGCTTTGTGGCTTGGATATACGGCATGACCGAGCCGTTGCTAGTGCCGTTCCAGGGAATGTTTCCCACGCCTGTGGTTGAAGCAAACTTTATCTTAGAATTCTCGACCCTCTTTGCCATCCTTATCTACGCAATTATTGGATGGCTCCTGATAGAGCTCGTAGACTTTATAGTGGACGCTACGAATGAAAGAACGGTTGAAAGGCGCTAA
- the murD gene encoding UDP-N-acetylmuramoyl-L-alanine--D-glutamate ligase — protein sequence MKQYTHYFKDKHITVMGLGLLGRGVGDARFLAEQGAKVLVTDLKTEDELRESVEQLKEYENISFVLGGHREEDFAGKDGENVPDMVIKAAGVPFDSPYVQAAQNAGVSVTMSTALFAKLTPATIIGITGTRGKSTVTHLVADILEASGKNVFRGGNVQGVSTLEHLPESTEGEVAVLELDSWQLQGFSEEKISPHIAVFATFKADHMNYYTSTGLSTGKAMDRYLEDKANIFKYQTADDLLVLGEQCAEIIQEKYSNIKSNVGIASANDVPDDWSLPLPGEHNRSNIACALKAVESFDIPSATIRQAVENFKSVPGRLESIGLVSGVEVYNDNNATTPDATVVALSALRSKASKSVVLIAGGADKGLETNELLEAIQKYCRTVVWLPGTGTDRIKDSVEGVETFEVKNMQEAVEKAFDKAEETDTVLFSPAFASFGLFKNEYDRGEKFLQEIQEL from the coding sequence ATGAAACAGTACACCCACTATTTTAAAGATAAACACATCACCGTAATGGGTCTAGGGTTGCTGGGGCGCGGCGTGGGAGATGCTCGTTTTTTGGCTGAACAAGGGGCTAAGGTGTTGGTAACTGATCTCAAAACCGAAGACGAGTTACGGGAGAGTGTTGAGCAGTTAAAAGAATATGAGAATATCTCGTTCGTGCTCGGTGGGCACCGCGAAGAAGATTTTGCCGGTAAAGATGGAGAGAATGTGCCGGATATGGTGATCAAGGCTGCCGGCGTGCCGTTTGATTCGCCGTATGTTCAGGCAGCTCAAAATGCCGGCGTGTCGGTGACCATGTCGACAGCACTGTTCGCTAAGCTCACCCCGGCAACGATCATAGGCATAACCGGCACGCGGGGGAAGTCGACCGTTACTCATCTTGTTGCGGATATCCTCGAAGCATCGGGCAAGAATGTGTTTCGAGGAGGGAACGTACAAGGGGTTTCGACACTAGAGCATCTGCCGGAGAGTACCGAAGGGGAAGTTGCCGTGCTTGAGCTGGACTCGTGGCAGCTACAGGGATTCTCTGAGGAAAAGATATCTCCGCACATCGCTGTGTTCGCTACATTCAAGGCTGATCACATGAACTATTATACTTCAACCGGGCTCAGTACAGGCAAAGCGATGGATCGGTATCTCGAAGACAAGGCGAACATTTTTAAATATCAAACTGCTGATGATCTGTTGGTGCTGGGTGAGCAGTGTGCCGAGATCATCCAAGAGAAATATTCCAATATAAAAAGCAATGTCGGTATTGCTTCGGCGAACGATGTGCCGGATGACTGGTCGCTACCACTTCCCGGTGAGCATAACCGGTCGAACATTGCCTGTGCACTGAAAGCAGTAGAGTCATTTGATATACCAAGCGCAACAATCCGGCAGGCGGTAGAAAATTTCAAGAGCGTACCCGGTCGTCTTGAGAGTATTGGTCTAGTGAGTGGAGTGGAGGTGTACAACGACAACAACGCAACCACACCGGATGCAACCGTCGTCGCTCTCAGTGCACTTAGGAGCAAGGCGTCTAAGTCAGTGGTGTTGATCGCCGGCGGTGCGGACAAAGGGCTCGAGACCAATGAGCTACTCGAAGCAATTCAGAAATATTGTAGAACGGTTGTGTGGTTGCCGGGAACCGGGACAGATCGTATAAAAGATAGCGTTGAAGGCGTTGAAACATTTGAGGTTAAAAATATGCAGGAAGCGGTAGAAAAAGCCTTTGATAAAGCAGAGGAAACGGATACCGTGTTGTTCTCTCCGGCCTTTGCGTCGTTTGGGTTGTTTAAGAATGAATATGACCGTGGAGAAAAATTTTTACAGGAGATACAGGAGCTGTAG
- a CDS encoding laccase domain-containing protein: protein MPPTLQTKPTKRLRVHGDVNIQLYGKPLDFRYRWIGDDPTGESNVARADLETLQAIAEENGLTDILVPNLSESNTRITTADEFEPTISIGNVTIHRGVATDGVILPPDSPTVGALFRTADCHTTVVKCHRTGEVYVLHTGRNSLVDHNLHRAPSSSRDFDSVVQRLMTQFASYPGCSPEDLSAHSVCGIRASMFKHPFDRADYGTFNEILTNYIQTRWGSFVTNTLIPGRRREGCIDVRALVQAQFREYNVRAEYDTICTASDLSPTGAHQWHSHRRDGNASGRNGILVFSG, encoded by the coding sequence ATGCCACCAACCCTACAGACCAAGCCGACCAAGCGACTGCGCGTCCATGGAGATGTCAACATTCAGCTGTACGGAAAACCACTGGACTTTCGCTACCGCTGGATCGGTGATGACCCCACCGGAGAGAGCAACGTCGCACGAGCAGACCTGGAGACCCTTCAAGCGATCGCTGAAGAGAACGGACTCACGGACATCCTGGTCCCCAATCTCAGCGAAAGCAACACCCGGATCACTACCGCCGACGAGTTTGAGCCAACTATTTCGATCGGCAATGTGACCATTCACCGAGGAGTAGCGACTGACGGAGTGATACTTCCTCCTGACTCGCCGACGGTAGGAGCACTGTTTCGGACCGCAGACTGCCACACGACCGTGGTAAAGTGCCACCGAACCGGTGAAGTATACGTGCTCCACACCGGACGAAATTCCTTGGTTGACCACAACCTTCACCGAGCACCCTCATCGTCCCGAGACTTTGACTCGGTGGTCCAACGCCTGATGACTCAATTCGCGTCTTACCCGGGCTGCTCACCGGAAGATCTCTCGGCGCACAGCGTCTGCGGCATCCGCGCCTCGATGTTCAAGCACCCGTTCGACCGCGCCGATTACGGCACCTTTAACGAAATTCTCACGAACTACATCCAGACCCGCTGGGGCAGCTTCGTTACCAACACCCTGATCCCGGGGCGAAGGAGGGAAGGCTGTATCGATGTGCGTGCGCTGGTGCAGGCACAGTTCAGGGAATACAACGTACGTGCTGAATACGACACCATTTGCACCGCAAGCGATCTTTCCCCTACGGGTGCGCACCAATGGCATTCGCATCGACGGGATGGCAACGCAAGCGGGCGCAACGGCATACTGGTCTTCTCTGGCTGA